A part of Rhizobium lusitanum genomic DNA contains:
- a CDS encoding CGNR zinc finger domain-containing protein: MQKTINDISLLGGHPALDFVNTVDSRGVRWGPDFLNSYDDLVAWARRLDLIDNWERDILLFKAGKSASAAADELGRAKKLREALCRMFLSEVDESPISQDDLDLVADMARRSLSQQTLSRVAGNIEWRRADAKDLDTICNRVAQSAAELLTSQDERRPVRACQGPNCGWLFLDQSRGGHRRWCSDKTCGSHARVRKFRAVQAD, translated from the coding sequence ATGCAAAAGACGATCAACGATATCAGCCTTCTTGGTGGCCATCCGGCGCTCGACTTCGTCAACACCGTCGACAGCCGCGGGGTGCGTTGGGGTCCGGATTTCCTGAATAGCTACGACGACCTCGTGGCTTGGGCTCGGCGCCTCGATCTGATCGACAACTGGGAGCGCGACATCTTGCTCTTCAAGGCTGGCAAATCGGCCTCTGCAGCTGCGGACGAACTAGGTAGGGCCAAGAAATTGCGGGAGGCGCTATGCCGCATGTTCCTGTCTGAAGTTGATGAAAGCCCGATCAGCCAGGACGATCTCGATCTCGTTGCCGACATGGCCCGACGTTCACTGTCGCAACAAACACTGAGCCGCGTTGCCGGAAATATCGAGTGGCGCCGTGCGGACGCCAAAGACTTGGATACGATTTGCAACCGTGTCGCTCAGTCAGCCGCCGAGCTGCTAACGTCGCAAGACGAACGCCGCCCTGTGCGAGCGTGCCAAGGTCCAAATTGCGGCTGGCTTTTTCTGGACCAGTCTCGTGGTGGTCACCGGCGGTGGTGCTCCGACAAGACCTGCGGATCGCATGCCAGGGTACGCAAATTCCGGGCTGTGCAGGCAGATTGA